Within Pseudomonas cichorii, the genomic segment CTGGCGACTTCAAGTTTTTCGGCGCTGCTGGCGGCAGCAATGACGCGAGCCCCTAGGGCTTTGCCGATTTCCACGGCGGCGAGGCCCACGCCGCCGGAGGCTCCGAGCACCAGCAGGGTTTCGCCGGGTTGCAGGTTGGCGCGTTGTTTGAGGGCGTGCATGGAGGTGCCGTAGGTCATGCTGAAAGCGGCGGCGGTGGTGAAGTCCATGGCTTCCGGGATCGGCAGTACGTTGTAGCCCGCTACGGCAACCTGCTCGGCGAAACTGCCCCAGCCGGTGAGGGCCATGACCCGGTCGCCGGGTTTGAGGTGGGTTATCTTTTCACCGACCTGCGAGATGATGCCTGCTGCTTCGCCGCCCGGTGAAAACGGGAAAGGCGGCTTGAACTGGTATTTGCCTTCGATGATCAGCGTGTCCGGGAAGTTGACGCCAGCAGCCTGTACATCGAGCAGGATTTCGTTCTTCTTGATGACGGGGCTGTCGACGTTTTCCAGGACCAGGGTGTCGGCAGGACCGAAGGCTTTGCACAGCAGGGCTTTCATCGGGCTATTCCTTTTCCAGTAATGGCCGATAAGGTCGGATATGCAGGTTTTCGGGTCAATGAGCATGGCCCGGCCTTATAAGCGTGTATAAGCTGTAACCTACGCGGGCAACCCGTATTAAGGAGTGGACTGTGAAAGCGTGGATCTTGATGTTGTTGGCCTTGTCGTTGCCTGCCCTGGCGCAGGAAGAAGCCAAAGAAGGTGAAGGCGAGCCCAAGGCGGCTTATGTGTCTCTGACGCCTCCGTTTGTGGGTAACTATGCCCTTGATGGCGGACCGAAGTTGCGCGTCTACAAGGCTGATATCGCCCTGCGCGTTACCGGCGCCGATGCCCAGGCGGCGGTCAAGCGTAATGACCCGCTGATCCGTAATCTGCTGGTTGCCCTGTTTACCCAACAGACCGTCGATTCCATGAGCAGCGCCGATGCGAAGGAAAAGATTCGTCAGGAAGCACTCAAGCAGGTCCAGCAAGTCATGACCAGTGAAGAGGGCAAGCCGATTGTTGAAGACTTGCTGTTCAACAACTTTATCGTTCAGTAACGCCCTCAGCGCAGTGCCAGGATCGCCGACCATTGTTCGGCGGTCACGGGCATCACAGACAGTCGGCTGCCTTTCTGCACGAGAGGCAGTTGTTCAAGCGTCGCTTGTTGTTTCAGGTAACCCAGCCCCAAAATTTTCGGGAAGATTTCCACGAAGGCGACATCGATTGCGCTCCATGGATTCTTTTCGGCGCTGGCCTTGGCGTCGAAGTAGTGACTTTCCGGCTCAAGGGCCGTGGGGTCCGGGTAGGCCGCCTCGATAATCCTGCCGATACCGGCAATTCCTGGCTCCGGGCAACTGGAGTGATAGAAAAAGAACTCGTCACCCACCGCCATGCTGCGCAGGAAGTTGCGGGCCTGATAGTTGCGCACGCCATCCCAGCGGGTTTTGTCGAGGCGTTGCAGGTCACTGATCGAGAGTTCGTCGGGTTCTGACTTCATCAGCCAATAGGCCATCGGGTGTTCTCCATGGAAATACACACCATCGGGATGTTTTTATGACAAACCGACAGTCGGTTGGCGCCACTATTTGCGTACTGGTTCACGTTATCGCAAAATGCCGCCTTTTTAAGCACCCTGCTGTTACATGGCCTTTACGAGAGCGGCTGTTGGCAGCGTATTGATTTGTCGAAGGAGGGCAGTCAATGAAACGCAAGCCGGATTTACTGTGGGTTTTAGTGGCATTGTTCGGCTTGGGTATCGTGACTACCGGTTATGCGCAGAGCCTGTGGGCCAACAAGGTGGATGCACCTGTCGAGATCACTCAGCAGCAACAAAAGGTGCCCGGGCGGCATTGATGCTTTAAGCTTCTTTCTTTTCCGGGGGCTATGCCTGTAGCTCCCGTCGCGTCACTTCTCTTCTTCCTGTTGTGCCAGATACCAGCGGCTGTCCGATACCGTGCCTTGCAGCGGAACATCCCAGCTTGCCTGCGCGAGCCGTTCGACTTTCTGACACTCATGGGCCAAGCCCAGCAGCAGCGGTTTTTTCCAGGTTTTTCGGCGTGCCAGATACGCCAGGCTGCGGTCATAGAAACCGCCGCCCATTCCCAGGCGTCCGCCTTCGTCATCGAATCCGACCAGAGGCATCAGGATCAGATCCAGTGCCCAGATCCTGCGTTGCCGTGCGCGATTGATACGCGGCTCCGGGATGCGAAAACGGTTGGGGATGAATTTCTCGCCAGGGCGCACGCGCTGGAAAACCATCTTGGTACGTGGCCAGGCATCGAGCACCGGCAGATAAGTCGCCTTGCCCCGACGTTGGGCGGCCCGCAGCAAAAGCCGGGGATCGATCTCGCCGTCCATGGGCAGATACAGCGAGACATGCCGGGCGCGGCGAAACAGGGGATGTTGTGCCAGTTGGCGATACAGGCCGCGAGCGGCTGCGCGTTGCTGGCCAGGACTCAAGGCACGACGCGCCTTGCGTAGCTGGCGGCGCAGTTGCGGGCGTGTGATTGTCGGGTTGCTGGTCATGAGCGCAAGGTCATGCAGGCTGATCCGTGAGGTTGAAACCAGATACGGAATCGACATTGCCAGACAGCTGGACTGGCAATGGATTGAATGAGGACTCCCCGACGAACCGCTGTCGGTGTAGCCCTTGAACCCGAAAGTTCAAGGTGGTGATTGCAGGAGGTCTTAAGGCTTTCCGTCAAGCGGACATGCACACCGACCCCAACGTGCAACCCCCGTGGTTGTGCGTATCGGCTCAGGGACATGACCGACTGGCAAGCACTCCAGGGAGCGGCGCAAGTATACAGAAACGTCTGCAAATAATCAGCTACGAGGTGAATCGGGTGTTGTCGGGGTGTCTGTGGCCAGCACCAGATCGACTCTTTCCAGCAAGTCGCGCACCTGTTCGCGGGTCGAACCGCTGGTTTGCACGTCAGGCAGATTCTGTTTGTGCAGCAGGTCGTGAGTGATGTTCAGGGCAGCCATGACCGCAATGCGGTCTGCGCCAATCACTTTGCCGCTGCTGCGGATTTCACGCATCTTGCCATCCAGGTAGCGGGCGGCGCTGACCAGGTTGGTGCGCTCTTCCTGAGGGCAAATGATCGAATATTCCTTGTCGAGGATTTGAACGGTAACGCTGTTGCCATTACTCATGAGTCTTGCTCCAGGGCCTTGAGGCGCGAAATCATGGACTCGACCTTCTGCCGGGCGATTTCGTTCTTTTCGATGAGGTGGGCGCGTTCCTCGCGCCAGGATTTTTCCTGAGCTAATAGGAGTGCATTTTGGCTTTTAAGTTGCTCAATGTGTTTGAGCAGCAATTCCAACCGGTTCATCAGGGCTTGCAGATCGGTGTCTTCCATTGTTTTCCACTGAATACTTTCTGATGAATGGCACGGAGTGAGGTAACGCCACTGCCTCTAACCGCCGTGTTGATGATCTTGTTGCGCGGATAGTCTAGGATACAAGGCCTTCATTCTAGACATTGCGCCGTTTGGCGACTAGCTGCCCATGCCCATTCAGAATTCCCCGTACAAAGCATTTGCCACTCTGCTCAATACCAGTGGTCATCCTGTTTCCCCTGCCGAACTGCACGGCCTGTTGCTGGGGCGCAGTTGTGCCGGTGCCGGCTTCGATAGCGAAGGCTGGTTTGCCGATGCTTCCGTACTGCTTGAAACCGAGCCTGAGGACAATGTTCGCCAGGCGCTGATTGGCTTGCAGGAGATGGTCAAGGGCGAACTCACCGGCGATGACATGACGGTCGTGCTGTTGCTGCCCGGCGATGACGAGCCGCTGACCGAGCGCGCTGCTGCACTGGGTCAATGGTGCCAGGGTTTCCTGTCGGGCTTTGGCCTGGCGGTCGGAGATGCGGTGCTGAGCATCGAAGCCACTGAAGTGTTACAGGACTTGGCTGCAATCGCTCAGGTTCAGGATGCACTGGAAGAATCCGAAGACGGCGAAAGCGATTACATGGAAGTCATGGAATACCTGCGCGTCGCACCACTGCTGCTGTTCACCGAGTGCAGCAAGGCCGTTGCGCCACAGCCCAAGCCTTCCCTGCACTGATTGCTCATCACGGCGCGCCGGCAGGGTTTCTACAGACCTGACCGGCTCGCTCCACCAAGGGACCCCGTCTGCCCATGATCTCTATCCCGAAGTCCGAATACGCCCGCCGACGCAAGGCCCTGATGGCCCAGATGGTGCCCAACAGCATCGCCATTCTTCCGGCCGCGGCTGTTGCGATTCGCAATCGTGATGTCGAGCATGTCTACCGGCAGGACAGCGATTTCCAGTACCTGAGCGGCTTTCCCGAGCCCGAAGCTGTGGTGGTGTTGATTCCGGGGCGTGAATATGGCGAGTACGTGCTGTTTTGTCGTGAACGCAACCCGGAGCGCGAGTTGTGGGATGGCCTGCGTGCAGGCCAGGAAGGCGCCATTCGTGATTTCGGTGCAGATGATGCGTTTCCGATCAACGATATCGACGACATCCTGCCGGGCCTGATCGAAGGGCGCGAGCGGGTTTACTCGGCCATGGGCAGCAACCCTGAATTCGACCGGCATCTGATGGAGTGGATCAACACCATTCGCTCCAAGGCGCACCTGGGTGCGCAGCCGCCGAACGAGTTCGTTGCGCTGGATCATCTGCTTCACGACATGCGCCTGTATAAATCGGCAGCGGAAGTGAAGGTCATGCGTGAGGCAGCACAGATTTCTGCACGCGCCCATATCCGGGCGATGCAGGCCAGCCGTGCGGGGCTATATGAATTCAGCCTGGAAGCCGAGCTGGATTACGAGTTTCGCAAGGGCGGGGCAAGGATGCCGGCCTACGGGTCCATCGTCGCGTCGGGCCGTAATGCCTGCATCCTGCACTATCAGCAGAACGACGCGCCGCTCAAGGAGGGCGATCTGGTGTTGATCGACGCCGGTTGCGAGATCGACTGCTATGCCAGCGACATCACTCGCACCTTTCCGGTCAGCGGGACATTCTCGGCAGAGCAGAAGGCAATCTACGAACTGGTGCTCAAGTCTCAGGAAGCGGCGTTCGCGGCCATCGGACCGGGCAAGCACTGGAACCAGGCACACGAGGCGACGGTCAGGGTTATTACTGCCGGGCTGGTTGAGTTGGGCCTGTTGCAGGGCGATGTGGACGAGTTGATCGAGACCGAAGCGTACAAGCCGTTCTATATGCACCGTGCCGGGCACTGGCTGGGCATGGATGTGCATGATGTCGGCGAATACAAGGTCGGCGGCGAATGGCGGGTACTGGAGGTCGGCATGGCGCTGACCGTGGAGCCTGGGATTTATGTCTCTCCCGACAATCAGAACGTCGCGAAAAAATGGCGAGGTATCGGTGTGCGAATCGAGGATGACGTAGTGGTGACCAAGAAGGGGTGTGAAATTCTTTCTGGCGGCGTGCCCAAGACTGTCGCTGAAATCGAGGCCCTGATGGCCGCTGCACAGGCTCAGGTCGCATGAGCCGCTTCAATCTTGCCATCATCGGTGGCGGTCTGGTGGGTGCCAGCCTCGCTCTGGCCTTGCAGGCGGGCGCCAAGGCGCGCGGTTGGAAAATCGTCCTGATCGAACCTTTCGCCCCCGGCGACAGCTATCAGCCCAGCTACGATGCACGCTCTTCGGCGCTGTCGTTCGGGGCGCGGCGCATTTATGAACGCCTTGGCCTGTGGCATCAGATTACCCGGCGCGCCGAACCCATCATGCAGATTCAGGTGTCCGATCGCGGGCGCTTCGGTGCGACCCGTCTTGCTGCCATGGAAGAAGGCGTGCCGGCGCTGGGTTATGTGGTGGAAAACGCCTGGCTGGGCCAATGCTTGTGGGCGGGGCTGGATCGGGAGGTCGTGACATGGCGCGTGCCCGCCGAGGTTACGCACATGCAGGCCCTGGCCGGCGGCTATCGATTGACCCTCAATGACGAAACCGAACTGGAATGTGATCTGGCGGTGCTGGCCGATGGTGGCCGCTCCAGCCTGCGCGAACAGTTGGGTATTGGCGTGCGCGAACGCTCTTATGATCAGAGCGCCTTGATCGCCAACATCACCCCGAGCGAAGCCCATTGCGGACAGGCGTTCGAGCGCTTCACCGATGACGGTCCCATGGCTCTGTTGCCATTGCCGGAAAATCGCTGCGCGCTGGTCTGGACCCGCAAGGGCAACGACACCCAGCGGCTTGCGGCGCTGGATGACCGCAGCTTCCTCAGTGAACTGCAGAATGTATTCGGTTACCGCCTGGGCACCTTGCGTCAGGTCGGTTCGCGGCATGTGTATCCGCTTTCCCTGGTGGAAGCCGAAGAGCAGGTTCGTTCGCATCTGGTCGTGCTGGGCAATGCCGCCCACAGCCTGCACCCGATTGCCGGTCAGGGGTTCAACCTGTCGCTTCGTGATGCCGACGCCCTGGCTGAAGCATTGCTGGAAAGCGACAAGTCGCCGGGTGATCTGGCGACTTTGTTGGCCTATCGTGAAAGGCAACGCCTCGATCAACAGATGACCGTGGGCTTTTCCGACAAGGTCACCCGCCTGTTCGGCAGCACACAGCCTGTGGTCACCGCAGGCCGCAACCTGGGGTTGCTGGGGCTGGACCTGCTGCCGCCCGCCAAACGCTGGTTCGCCCGTCAGGCCATGGGCCTGGGGACTCGATCCGATGTGTGACCCACAAACTTTCAGAACACGGCCACGGCCGCAAGCGAGAACGATCTAAGCATGGAAACCCGCGCAGATGTGCTGATTGTCGGAGCCGGAATGGTCGGCAGCGCCCTTGCATTGGCCTTGCAGGGCAGCGGCCTGGATGTGGTGGTGGTCGATGGCGGCCCGCTGAGCGTCAAACCCTTCGACTCGCAATCGTCCTTCGAGCCCCGCGTCAGTGCTCTGTCGGCAGCCAGCCAGCGGATTCTGCAGCGTCTTGATGTCTGGGAAGGCATCACCGCCCGTCGCGTCAGCCCTTATGGGCAGATGCATGTGTGGGACGGCAGCGGCACTGGCGAAATCCATTTCTCAGCGTCCAGCGTGCATGCTGAAGTGCTGGGTCATATCGTCGAGAACCGTGTGGTGCAGGACGCTCTGCTGGAACGACTGCACGACAGCGATATCGGTTTACTGGCCAATGCCCGTCTGGAGCACATGCGTCATTCCGGTGACGACTGGCTGCTGACCCTGGCCGACGGTCGCCAGTTGCGTGCGCCGCTGGTCATTGCTGCCGATGGTGCCAATTCGGCTGTACGCCGCCTGACAGGCACACCGACCCGCGAGTGGGATTATCTGCATCACGCCATCGTCACCAGCGTGCGAACGGCCGACTCCCATCGCAAGACCGCCTGGCAGCGTTTTACCGACGATGGTCCGCTGGCGTTCCTGCCGCTGGAGCATGAAGAAGAGCACTGGTGTTCCATCGTCTGGTCGGTGACGCCGCTTGAAGCCGAGCGCCTGATGGCGCTGGATGACGAAACCTTCTGCCGCGAACTGGAGCGGGCTTTCGAGGGCCGTCTGGGGCAGGTGCTGACTGCCGACCCGCGAGTGTGTGTGCCGTTGCGTCAGCGTCACGCCAAGCGCTATGTCGCGCCGGGGCTGGCGCTGATTGGCGATGCCGCCCACACCATTCACCCGCTGGCCGGTCAGGGCGTGAACCTGGGCTTTCTCGATGCTGCCGTACTGGCTGAAGTGTTGCTGCATGCCGCTGAGCGTGGTGAGCGGCTGGCCGATGTCCGTGTGCTCGGCCGTTACGAGCGCCGCCGCATGCCTCACAACCTGTCATTGATGGCGGCCATGGAAGGTTTCGAGCGCCTGTTCCAGGCCAATCCGCTGCCGTTGCGCTGGTTGCGCAACACGGGTTTGAAGCTGGTCAACCAGATGCCGGAAGCCAAGGCCATGTTCGTGCGCGAAGCGTTGGGATTGTCCGGAGAGCTCCCGGAACTTGCCCGCCTGTAGGGGCGAATGAATTCGTTCCTACAGGGGTTTGAAACATCTGGTAACGCCTCGGGTGGTAGTTCGATTGTGATCGAAAATGGGATTAACTACCATTTCGCCTCATTTTTTGAACGCGAGAGACTCCCATGCAGGCTAGCAAGCGTCTTCTGGCTGCTTTGACACTGACCGTGCTCGGCAGCACTGCCCAGGCTGCCGATGAGGTCGTGGTGTACTCATCGCGTATCGATGAGCTGATCAAGCCTGTCTTCGATGCCTACACGGCCAAGACCGGTGTGAAGATCAAGTTCATTACCGACAAGGAAGCCCCGCTGATGCAGCGCATCAAGGCCGAAGGCGAAAACGCCACGGCTGACCTGCTGCTGACCGTCGATGCCGGTAACCTCTGGCAGGCCGAGCAGATGGGGATTCTCCAGCCGTTCACCTCGCCGGTGATCGACGCCAATATCCCGCCCCAATATCGTTCCTCCAGCCATGCCTGGACCGGCCTGAGCCTGCGGGCGCGGACCATCGCCTACTCGACGGATCGCGTCAAGCCTGCCGAACTGAGCACTTACGAAGCCCTGGCAGACAAGAACTGGGAAGGGCGCCTGTGCCTGCGCACGGCCAAGAAAGTCTATAACCAGTCCCTGACGGCGACCCTGATCGAAACCCATGGCGCCGAAGCATCCGAGAAGATTCTCAAGGGTTGGGTCAATAACCTGTCCACCGATGTGTTCTCCGATGACATCGCGGTGCTTGAGGCAATCAATGCCGGGCAATGCGACGTCGGTATCGTCAACACCTACTACTACGGTCGCCTGCACAAGGAAAACCCGGACCTGGCGGTGAAGCTGTTCTGGCCGAACCAGTCGGACCGCGGCGTACACGTCAACCTGTCGGGTATCGGCCTGACCAGGCATGCACCACACCCCGAAGCTGCCAAGGCGCTGGTGGAGTGGATGACGGGGCCAGAGGCACAAACCATCTTTTCCGGTACTAACCAGGAGTTTCCGGCCAACCCGAAAGTCGCGCCATCGGCAGAGGTTGCGAGCTGGGGCGCGTTCAAGGCTGACACCATTCCGGTCGAAGTGGCGGGCAAGCGTCAGGCCGAAGCGATTCGCATGATGGATCGTGCTGGCTGGAATTGATTTAATACCCGCCACACCCTCGTAGTGGCGAATTCATTCGCTCCTACGAGGTTCTCCATGATTTTTGAGAATCCCCCTTGGCCCATCCCGTCCAACGCCGCTGGTATCCCCTGGTTTTTGCCATCGCCGCTTTGGTGCTGCTGCCGCTGAGCGTGCTGTTGCTGTCCTGGGAGACCATCGACCGGGAGATCTGGTCCCATCTGCTGGAAACCCAGATGGTTCGCCTGCTGAGCAATACGCTGATCCTGGTACTGGGGGTTGGCGTCGGTGTCACGGTGTTGGGCGTCAGTCTGGCGTGGCTGACCAGCCTCTGCGAGTTTCCCGGCAGGCGCTGGCTGGACTGGGCCTTGATGCTGCCGTTCGCGATTCCGGCGTATGTGCTTGCCTTTGTCTTTGTCGGCCTGCTGGATTTCTCCGGTCCGGTGCAAACCCTGATGCGGGAATGGTTCGGCAGCGGCCTGCGACTGCCTCGTGTGCGCTCCACGGGCGGGGTGATCATCGTTCTGGTGCTGGTGTTCTATCCCTACGTCTATCTGCTGGCGCGCACGGCATTCCTGGCCCAGGGCAAAGGCCTGATGGAAGCTGCGCGGGTGCTGGGGCAATCGCCGTTGCAGGCTTTCTGGCGGGTGGCGCTGCCCATGGCGCGTCCTGCAATCGGCGCCGGTGTGGCGCTGGCGCTGATGGAAACCCTGGCGGATTTCGGCGCGGTGTCGGTATTCAACTTCGATACGTTCACCACCGCGATCTACAAGACCTGGTACGGGTTCTTCAGCCTGTCCAGCGCGGCGCAGCTGGCGAGCCTGTTGCTGCTGGCGGTGATGGTGGTGCTCTATGGCGAACGCCGCGCCCGTGGGGCCAGCCGCACGACCAACGAACGACCGCGAGGCAAGGCGCTCTACCACCTGCGGGGTATTAAAGCGCTGGCGGCCAGTGGCTGGTGCGGTCTGGTTTTCATCTGCGCCTTTGCCGTGCCCATGCTGCAGTTGATCGTCTGGGTCTGGCAGCGGGGCCGTTTCGACCTGGATGAGCGTTATACCGGCCTGATCCTGCATACGCTGTATCTGGGCGGCATCGCTGCGCTTATAACCGTCGGCGTGGCGCTGATTCTGGTTTTTGCCCGACGCATGGCGCCCACTCCGGTGATTCGCTCCGGCGTAAGCCTGGCCAATCTCGGCTATGCACTGCCCGGTTCGGTACTGGCTGTTTCGATCATGCTGGCCTTCAGTTACCTGGACCGGCAACTGGTTATCCCGCTTTCCGGTTGGCTGGGCGGGGCTGGCAAACCTTTGCTGCTGGGCAGTCTGTCGGCTCTGGTGCTGGCCTATCTGGTGCGCTTCATTGCAGTGGCCTATGGGCCGCTGGAAAACAGCTTGTCGCGGATTCGTCCTTCGCTGCCGGAGGCTGCTCGCAGTCTGGGTGTCAGTGGACCAAAGTTGTTTTTCAAAGTGTATCTGCCGCTGCTGGTGCCGGGTGCATTGAGCGCGGCGCTTCTGGTCTTCGTCGACGTGCTCAAGGAGATGCCTGCCACCTTGCTCATGCGTCCTTTTGGCTGGGATACCCTTGCTGTGCGTATCTTCGAGATGACCAGCGAAGGGGAATGGGCGCGTGCGGCCCTGCCGGCCTTGACGCTGGTGCTGGTCGGGCTGTTGCCCGTGATCGGGTTGATCCGGCGCTCGGCGCGTCAGATTGGTTAGTCACTCCCCATACGGCTACAATGCGCCGCAATCGGTGCGGTCTGTCAGACCGTTCGGCGCGCTGTCATTTGCTGCATACCTCTATTCACGAGGGGCTTGCCTTTGATCTGCCTGTCCGCACCTTCGCCACGCCCGGAAGGAGAAACCCATGGGACAGCGTACCCCACTCTTTGACCTGCACCTCGCGCTTGGCGCGAAGATGGTCGATTTTGGTGGCTGGGACATGCCGTTGCATTACGGATCGCAAGTCGAAGAGCATCATCAGGTACGCCGCGATTGCGGAGTGTTCGATGTCTCTCACATGCATGTGATCGATGTCATGGGCAGTCAGGCAAAGGCCTGGTTGCGTTACCTGCTGGCCAACGACGTAGAACGGCTGAAAAGTCCGGGACGTGCGTTGTACAGCGCCATGCTCGATACCCGTGGCGGTATCGTCGACGACATGATCGTCTACCTCACCGCCAGCGGTTATCGCCTGGTGGTCAATGCGGCAACCGGTGCCAAGGACATGGCCTGGATGCAATCGCACCTCACCGGTTTCGATGTGCAACTGATCGAGCGCACGGGGCTGTCCATGCTGGCAATTCAAGGGCCACGGGCCAGAAGCCGGATTGCCGAACTGGTGTCCAGCGCTCGCGCCGAAACCATTCATCAGCTCAAGTATTTTGAAGCCCGTGACGATGGCGACTGGTTCATTGCCCGCACCGGCTACACCGGTGAAGACGGTCTGGAAATCATGCTGCCAGCCGAGCAGGCTCCCGGTTTTTTCAACGATCTGGTCGGCGCAGGCATTTCCCCTGTCGGTCTGGGCGCACGAGACACATTGCGTCTTGAGGCAGGCATGAACCTGTATGGGCAGGACATCGACGAAAACGCTTCGCCGCTCGTCTCGAACATGGCCTGGACCATTGCGTGGGAGCCGGCAGAGCGTGATTTCATCGGTCGCGATGCACTGGAAAGCGAGCGTGCCGCAGGCGTGGCCTCGAAACTGGTGGGGCTGGTGCTCGAAGAGCGCGGCGTGTTGCGGGCGCGTCAGGTCGTGCGTATCGCAGAAATTGGCGAAGGAGAGATCACCAGTGGTAGTTTCTCTCCTACGCTAAGCAAATCGATTGCCCTGGCACGTGTTCCGATGGCGACTGGCGACCGGGCCGAAGTCGAAATCCGCGGCAAATGGTATCCGGTGCGTGTCGTGCAGCCAGCGTTTGTACGTCATGGCAAAACCCTGATCTAACCTATCTGGCGGGTTTTCCGCTGACTCGATGTAGAGGATGACTAAATGAGCAATATTCCCGCCGAACTGCGTTTTGCCGAAAGCCACGAATGGGCGCGTCTGGAATCCGACGGCACGGTAACCGTGGGTATCTCCGATCATGCTCAGGAAGCGCTGGGCGATGTGGTGTTCGTCGAGCTGCCGGAAGTGGGCAAGGTTTTCGCCGCCACTGACGCTGCTGGTGTGGTCGAGTCGGTCAAGGCTGCTTCCGATATCTACTCGCCTGTTGCGGGCGAAGTCATTGCGGTCAATGAAGAATTGGCCGACGCTCCGGAATTGCTGAACAGCACTCCGTACGAAGCCTGGATCTTCAAGCTCAAGCCAAGCGATGCCACCGCCGATCTGGCAAAACTGCTGGATGCTGCCGGTTACAAAAACGCCATCGGCGAGTAACCCCCGGGGCAAAAAAATGCCGCTCGAATGAGCGGCATTTTTCATGGGGCCGATTACTGGTTTTCAGCGACCAGGTTCTTGGCCAGAATCGCGTTGGCCAGTTCCATGTCCGTGGCTTTCAGGCCAGGATTGTCAGTGCGCACCTGCTGGATAGCCGCTTCCAGGAATGGGCCGCGGATGCCGCCATTGCTGGCGACGAAGCTGCCTGCGTCATCCTGTGCGGCGACGATCAGCTTGTGATCCTTGAAGGTCAGGTAAGTCGAACCGGTGGTGGCACCGGAAGAAATCACGTTACGCCAGAAACCGTCGGCCATCGCTGAACCGACCGGAAGTGACAGTAAGGCACATGTGATGACAGCAAGTTTGAGACGCATGGTGTACTCCGACTGTGGTTGTTCTGAGGGGTTGGATAGCCGGAGCAGCACATGAGTTCAATTTAAGTCGAGGGCCTCGACCTTCAAGATCACACCGTCCTGACCAATGACCTTGACCAGGCTGCCCTCAGGCGCGTCCGGTCCTGTCACGATCCAGACGCTGTCAGCCGCC encodes:
- a CDS encoding NADPH:quinone oxidoreductase family protein — protein: MKALLCKAFGPADTLVLENVDSPVIKKNEILLDVQAAGVNFPDTLIIEGKYQFKPPFPFSPGGEAAGIISQVGEKITHLKPGDRVMALTGWGSFAEQVAVAGYNVLPIPEAMDFTTAAAFSMTYGTSMHALKQRANLQPGETLLVLGASGGVGLAAVEIGKALGARVIAAASSAEKLEVARNAGADELINYSETSLKDEVKRLTAGNGVDVIYDPVGGDLFDQAVRTLAWNGRLLVVGFASGRIPELPVNLALLKGASVVGVFWGSFAQRQPQDNAANFKQLFGWYAEGKLKPLVSQVYPLERGAEAIEVLGKRSAVGKVVVAVA
- a CDS encoding flagellar basal body-associated protein FliL; its protein translation is MKAWILMLLALSLPALAQEEAKEGEGEPKAAYVSLTPPFVGNYALDGGPKLRVYKADIALRVTGADAQAAVKRNDPLIRNLLVALFTQQTVDSMSSADAKEKIRQEALKQVQQVMTSEEGKPIVEDLLFNNFIVQ
- a CDS encoding EVE domain-containing protein, with amino-acid sequence MAYWLMKSEPDELSISDLQRLDKTRWDGVRNYQARNFLRSMAVGDEFFFYHSSCPEPGIAGIGRIIEAAYPDPTALEPESHYFDAKASAEKNPWSAIDVAFVEIFPKILGLGYLKQQATLEQLPLVQKGSRLSVMPVTAEQWSAILALR
- a CDS encoding 5-formyltetrahydrofolate cyclo-ligase, which codes for MTSNPTITRPQLRRQLRKARRALSPGQQRAAARGLYRQLAQHPLFRRARHVSLYLPMDGEIDPRLLLRAAQRRGKATYLPVLDAWPRTKMVFQRVRPGEKFIPNRFRIPEPRINRARQRRIWALDLILMPLVGFDDEGGRLGMGGGFYDRSLAYLARRKTWKKPLLLGLAHECQKVERLAQASWDVPLQGTVSDSRWYLAQQEEEK
- a CDS encoding cell division protein ZapA, with the translated sequence MSNGNSVTVQILDKEYSIICPQEERTNLVSAARYLDGKMREIRSSGKVIGADRIAVMAALNITHDLLHKQNLPDVQTSGSTREQVRDLLERVDLVLATDTPTTPDSPRS
- a CDS encoding TIGR02449 family protein codes for the protein MEDTDLQALMNRLELLLKHIEQLKSQNALLLAQEKSWREERAHLIEKNEIARQKVESMISRLKALEQDS
- a CDS encoding YecA/YgfB family protein encodes the protein MPIQNSPYKAFATLLNTSGHPVSPAELHGLLLGRSCAGAGFDSEGWFADASVLLETEPEDNVRQALIGLQEMVKGELTGDDMTVVLLLPGDDEPLTERAAALGQWCQGFLSGFGLAVGDAVLSIEATEVLQDLAAIAQVQDALEESEDGESDYMEVMEYLRVAPLLLFTECSKAVAPQPKPSLH
- the pepP gene encoding Xaa-Pro aminopeptidase, encoding MISIPKSEYARRRKALMAQMVPNSIAILPAAAVAIRNRDVEHVYRQDSDFQYLSGFPEPEAVVVLIPGREYGEYVLFCRERNPERELWDGLRAGQEGAIRDFGADDAFPINDIDDILPGLIEGRERVYSAMGSNPEFDRHLMEWINTIRSKAHLGAQPPNEFVALDHLLHDMRLYKSAAEVKVMREAAQISARAHIRAMQASRAGLYEFSLEAELDYEFRKGGARMPAYGSIVASGRNACILHYQQNDAPLKEGDLVLIDAGCEIDCYASDITRTFPVSGTFSAEQKAIYELVLKSQEAAFAAIGPGKHWNQAHEATVRVITAGLVELGLLQGDVDELIETEAYKPFYMHRAGHWLGMDVHDVGEYKVGGEWRVLEVGMALTVEPGIYVSPDNQNVAKKWRGIGVRIEDDVVVTKKGCEILSGGVPKTVAEIEALMAAAQAQVA
- the ubiH gene encoding 2-octaprenyl-6-methoxyphenyl hydroxylase codes for the protein MSRFNLAIIGGGLVGASLALALQAGAKARGWKIVLIEPFAPGDSYQPSYDARSSALSFGARRIYERLGLWHQITRRAEPIMQIQVSDRGRFGATRLAAMEEGVPALGYVVENAWLGQCLWAGLDREVVTWRVPAEVTHMQALAGGYRLTLNDETELECDLAVLADGGRSSLREQLGIGVRERSYDQSALIANITPSEAHCGQAFERFTDDGPMALLPLPENRCALVWTRKGNDTQRLAALDDRSFLSELQNVFGYRLGTLRQVGSRHVYPLSLVEAEEQVRSHLVVLGNAAHSLHPIAGQGFNLSLRDADALAEALLESDKSPGDLATLLAYRERQRLDQQMTVGFSDKVTRLFGSTQPVVTAGRNLGLLGLDLLPPAKRWFARQAMGLGTRSDV
- a CDS encoding 2-octaprenyl-3-methyl-6-methoxy-1,4-benzoquinol hydroxylase, producing METRADVLIVGAGMVGSALALALQGSGLDVVVVDGGPLSVKPFDSQSSFEPRVSALSAASQRILQRLDVWEGITARRVSPYGQMHVWDGSGTGEIHFSASSVHAEVLGHIVENRVVQDALLERLHDSDIGLLANARLEHMRHSGDDWLLTLADGRQLRAPLVIAADGANSAVRRLTGTPTREWDYLHHAIVTSVRTADSHRKTAWQRFTDDGPLAFLPLEHEEEHWCSIVWSVTPLEAERLMALDDETFCRELERAFEGRLGQVLTADPRVCVPLRQRHAKRYVAPGLALIGDAAHTIHPLAGQGVNLGFLDAAVLAEVLLHAAERGERLADVRVLGRYERRRMPHNLSLMAAMEGFERLFQANPLPLRWLRNTGLKLVNQMPEAKAMFVREALGLSGELPELARL